The following coding sequences are from one Spirochaeta lutea window:
- a CDS encoding YfcC family protein codes for MERESSLKIGLKSLLVSAGIILVLMVISGILTVVLPSGEFDRVVEQGRTLVVPGSFEAMEKPDYPVWRWFTAPFEIFFFEGNIALITIILFIIFVSGAITILEVAGVMEDLIRRLVARFQKNKYTLISVLIFLFMAVASFMGIYEGMVPMIIFIVPLSLSLGWDSLTGLGMSLLPMAFGFAAAVTNPFTIAVAQKIADLPLFSGVWLRIIFFIVVYGICLWFVRRHARRVEADPTSSPSFTKDQELRARLGITLAGVSSGASPLGQAGAGGGDASIPGSPTPSGQGDVPLGGVTASPAADTGIAGAGSAPNPARDGINALPVTEAGMDGAGAVEGSAARGHARALNWFASCVGLAVLLVLVSGQIPALSDLAFPVMGLLFLVGGIGGGLFAGMGPGRMVGVFFRGVVNMLPGVLLIMMAYSVKHIIVEGMIMDTILHMAVQTISRTPALASAFLIYLVTLGMNFFIGSASAKAFLMMPILVPLAELVGITRQTAVLAFDFGDGFSNMLFPTNALLLIALGFTVVSYPMWLRWTLKLQGIMLLVTSLFLAAAVVIGFGPF; via the coding sequence ATGGAGAGGGAAAGCAGCCTGAAGATCGGACTCAAATCGTTGCTGGTGTCTGCGGGCATCATTCTGGTGCTCATGGTTATCTCGGGGATCCTAACGGTCGTTCTGCCCAGCGGGGAGTTCGACCGGGTGGTGGAACAGGGCCGGACCCTGGTGGTGCCCGGATCCTTTGAAGCCATGGAAAAGCCCGACTACCCGGTCTGGCGCTGGTTCACCGCCCCCTTTGAGATTTTCTTTTTTGAGGGTAATATCGCCCTGATTACCATCATCCTGTTTATTATCTTCGTAAGCGGAGCCATTACCATTCTGGAGGTAGCCGGGGTCATGGAGGACCTGATCCGCCGGCTGGTTGCACGCTTTCAGAAGAATAAGTATACCCTTATTTCGGTACTCATCTTTTTGTTCATGGCCGTGGCAAGCTTCATGGGGATCTACGAGGGAATGGTACCCATGATTATCTTCATTGTACCCCTCTCCCTATCCCTGGGCTGGGACAGCCTGACCGGATTGGGAATGAGTTTGCTGCCCATGGCCTTCGGATTTGCAGCAGCAGTCACAAACCCCTTCACCATCGCCGTCGCCCAGAAAATTGCCGATCTGCCCTTGTTTTCCGGGGTTTGGCTGCGGATCATCTTCTTTATTGTAGTGTACGGAATCTGCCTCTGGTTCGTCCGCCGCCATGCCCGGCGGGTTGAGGCGGATCCGACCAGTTCACCCAGCTTTACCAAAGACCAGGAGCTTCGGGCCCGGTTGGGTATTACCCTGGCCGGGGTTTCCTCGGGAGCATCCCCCCTCGGTCAGGCTGGAGCCGGCGGAGGAGATGCCAGTATCCCGGGCAGCCCAACCCCGTCGGGGCAGGGTGATGTGCCCCTGGGTGGCGTCACGGCGTCGCCGGCAGCAGACACCGGGATCGCCGGTGCCGGGTCGGCCCCCAATCCGGCCCGGGATGGCATCAATGCGCTGCCAGTAACGGAGGCCGGGATGGACGGAGCCGGGGCTGTTGAGGGATCGGCTGCCAGGGGCCATGCCCGGGCTCTGAACTGGTTCGCCTCCTGCGTCGGCCTGGCGGTTCTCTTGGTTTTGGTTTCCGGTCAGATTCCCGCCCTGAGCGATCTGGCCTTTCCGGTGATGGGACTGCTCTTCCTGGTCGGCGGTATCGGCGGGGGGCTGTTTGCGGGCATGGGGCCGGGAAGAATGGTTGGGGTGTTTTTCCGCGGGGTTGTAAATATGCTGCCGGGAGTACTGCTTATCATGATGGCCTATTCGGTGAAGCATATCATTGTGGAGGGCATGATTATGGACACCATCCTCCATATGGCGGTTCAGACAATTAGTAGGACTCCGGCTCTAGCCTCAGCGTTTCTCATTTATCTGGTTACCCTGGGGATGAACTTCTTCATTGGGTCGGCAAGTGCCAAGGCCTTCCTGATGATGCCCATCCTGGTTCCCCTGGCTGAGCTGGTAGGGATTACCCGGCAAACCGCCGTTTTGGCCTTTGATTTCGGCGACGGATTTTCTAATATGCTCTTCCCGACCAATGCCCTGCTTCTCATAGCCCTGGGATTCACCGTGGTATCCTACCCTATGTGGCTGCGGTGGACCCTCAAGCTTCAGGGAATCATGTTGCTGGTTACTAGCCTCTTTTTAGCAGCGGCGGTGGTTATCGGTTTCGGGCCATTCTGA
- a CDS encoding M20/M25/M40 family metallo-hydrolase encodes MIVLLIPGFLLALLIVFMIIRTLILRASGPDLPPGRPADLPGDLRPGYAQRFSRAIALPTVTPPEGGGFPEMERALLDFQAMVQEQFPHLAALGTFTSLGPFGWYIRIPRDAASGRQAVESPQHRDKDGNRDPAPLPMLLLAHYDVVPVEAEFWDDEPFSGRIAQGFVHGRGTLDTKNTLMAILEAGDYLVSRGTAFDRDVYLAFGGDEERNGTRGARQLAEHFRSRGLRFSLVSDEGLVVAREGIPGVKTPVVLLGTEEKGYTNLELWADQPPGHSSRPPRFQAAARLGRALSRLESHTFPYELSASVRAFFEGLVPLVPFSLGLIFANLRITKPLFVLAMRNNPEAVSMVRTTLAMTVLQGSPAENVLPSRVRAVVNLRLLPGWTPQEALEQVRRRVRGLGVQVDFQPGVLHSSPVTQGQGEAREYERVARAARAAFPGRPVLPSLVTAQTDSRHYADLTDTVVRFAPMELGKAELNLIHGHNERISLENYEAGIRFYLELLQSAQSHSNPPAGGAAPAAPGADS; translated from the coding sequence ATGATTGTATTGCTCATCCCGGGATTCCTCCTGGCTCTGCTCATTGTCTTCATGATCATCCGCACCCTCATTCTCCGGGCCTCGGGTCCGGACCTACCGCCGGGCCGGCCGGCGGATCTTCCCGGTGATCTGCGCCCGGGGTACGCCCAGCGCTTCTCCCGGGCCATAGCCCTGCCCACGGTAACCCCGCCCGAAGGCGGCGGTTTTCCGGAGATGGAACGGGCCCTTCTGGATTTTCAAGCCATGGTTCAGGAGCAGTTCCCCCATCTGGCGGCTCTGGGTACCTTCACCAGTCTGGGGCCCTTCGGCTGGTATATCCGGATACCTCGGGACGCTGCTTCGGGTCGGCAGGCAGTCGAATCACCCCAACACCGAGACAAAGACGGGAACCGCGACCCGGCACCCCTTCCCATGCTCCTCCTCGCCCACTACGATGTGGTTCCGGTAGAGGCTGAGTTTTGGGACGACGAGCCCTTTTCCGGACGCATCGCCCAGGGCTTTGTTCATGGCCGGGGAACCCTGGATACGAAAAACACCCTCATGGCGATTTTGGAAGCAGGGGATTACCTGGTGTCCCGGGGTACCGCCTTCGACCGGGATGTGTATCTCGCCTTCGGTGGTGATGAGGAGCGTAACGGCACAAGGGGGGCCAGGCAGCTGGCCGAGCATTTCCGCAGCCGGGGCTTGAGGTTTTCCCTGGTGAGCGATGAGGGGTTGGTAGTGGCCCGGGAGGGAATCCCCGGGGTCAAAACCCCGGTGGTGCTTCTCGGTACCGAAGAAAAAGGGTACACGAATCTCGAGCTTTGGGCGGATCAGCCCCCGGGGCATAGCTCCCGGCCGCCCCGGTTTCAAGCCGCCGCCCGGTTGGGCCGCGCCCTCTCCCGGCTGGAATCCCATACCTTTCCCTACGAATTATCCGCCTCGGTACGGGCTTTTTTTGAGGGCCTGGTGCCCCTGGTTCCCTTCTCCCTGGGGCTCATATTTGCCAACCTGCGGATTACCAAGCCCCTGTTCGTGTTGGCCATGAGGAACAACCCCGAAGCTGTAAGTATGGTCCGGACCACCCTGGCAATGACGGTTCTGCAGGGCAGCCCTGCAGAAAACGTGCTGCCCTCCCGGGTCAGGGCTGTGGTAAATCTGCGTCTCCTGCCGGGATGGACACCCCAGGAGGCCCTGGAGCAGGTTCGCCGGCGGGTCCGTGGCCTGGGGGTTCAGGTTGATTTTCAGCCCGGGGTCCTCCACAGTTCGCCGGTTACCCAGGGGCAGGGGGAAGCCCGGGAGTACGAGCGGGTTGCCCGGGCCGCCCGAGCAGCCTTTCCCGGCAGACCGGTGCTGCCCAGCTTGGTAACTGCTCAGACCGACTCCCGGCACTATGCCGATCTCACCGACACTGTCGTCCGCTTTGCCCCCATGGAGCTGGGTAAGGCTGAGCTGAATCTTATCCACGGCCATAACGAGCGTATATCCCTGGAAAATTACGAGGCGGGGATTCGGTTTTATCTGGAACTACTCCAGAGCGCCCAGAGCCACAGCAACCCCCCTGCCGGCGGGGCTGCCCCCGCTGCCCCCGGGGCTGATTCTTGA
- a CDS encoding TraB/GumN family protein, with protein MKSQKPTVRTLITAALMVVIAAGCASGPDRKELQTVIEDAAQVFEQGGLPPGLVNRISRAQVTLLGETHYVQEHQEMLVALFPELQRAGYRQLGVESMQAFGWILDDYVRGSRDDYPQGLAPLDSFWIEGLRDFNAPLAREDQIGVFCFDMNHWSDSFQQSLLAMSRELDHPELKRYAGEILLLDPGSTGYRRALESLYTLELSDPWMERLTRMVEIEEQSIGLRDSMKDSAREALIIRLVEEQLDAGTGKVVVNTGMFHAQRQVFMGTIRRRLGTVLDERYDQNPDALFSLAVFGFTGERRNRFYDTESVGITPPWQRKENNLTRLLWELPRRGEGGNIFIPLDDPLFQESMGVAYSFDELRAAPGRQFDAYLVFSSISVLRSMQ; from the coding sequence ATGAAATCCCAGAAACCCACAGTACGAACCCTCATCACCGCTGCTCTCATGGTAGTAATTGCTGCCGGCTGCGCCTCCGGTCCGGACCGGAAGGAGCTACAGACGGTAATCGAAGATGCGGCCCAGGTATTTGAGCAAGGAGGTCTGCCCCCGGGGCTGGTGAACCGGATATCCCGGGCCCAGGTTACCCTTCTGGGCGAAACCCACTACGTCCAAGAACACCAGGAGATGCTGGTGGCCCTGTTTCCCGAGCTGCAACGGGCAGGATACCGGCAACTCGGGGTGGAATCCATGCAGGCCTTCGGTTGGATTTTGGATGATTATGTACGGGGCAGTCGGGATGATTATCCCCAGGGCCTCGCGCCCCTGGATTCCTTCTGGATCGAGGGCCTGCGGGATTTTAACGCCCCCCTGGCGCGAGAGGATCAAATCGGGGTGTTCTGCTTCGATATGAACCACTGGTCGGATAGTTTTCAGCAGTCCCTGCTCGCCATGAGCCGGGAGCTGGATCATCCGGAGCTGAAACGGTATGCCGGAGAAATCCTGCTCCTGGATCCCGGCAGTACCGGGTACCGCAGGGCATTGGAATCACTCTACACCCTGGAACTATCCGACCCTTGGATGGAGCGCCTGACTCGCATGGTGGAGATCGAAGAGCAGAGTATCGGATTGCGGGATTCCATGAAGGATAGCGCCCGGGAGGCTCTGATTATCCGCCTGGTGGAAGAGCAGCTGGATGCCGGAACGGGCAAGGTGGTGGTTAATACCGGGATGTTCCATGCCCAGCGGCAGGTGTTTATGGGAACGATCCGGCGGCGCCTGGGTACCGTCCTGGATGAGCGGTACGACCAGAATCCTGATGCGCTGTTTTCCCTGGCGGTCTTCGGCTTTACCGGGGAGCGGCGGAACCGGTTCTACGATACCGAATCCGTGGGCATTACCCCGCCCTGGCAGCGTAAGGAGAATAACCTGACGCGGCTGTTATGGGAGCTTCCCCGTCGGGGCGAGGGCGGGAACATCTTTATACCCCTGGACGATCCCCTGTTCCAGGAATCCATGGGGGTTGCCTACAGTTTTGATGAACTCCGGGCCGCTCCGGGTAGGCAGTTTGACGCATACCTGGTTTTTTCCTCCATTAGTGTTCTCCGGAGTATGCAGTGA
- a CDS encoding cytochrome c biogenesis CcdA family protein, translated as MFSGVCSERGCNGSLAFAAGLVSFVSPCVLPLIPSYLSMLGAWVARGPGEGRTGSGRNDGAGTADGAGSPVREAPGTGWGIRAQSLVITLGFVLGFSGVFVLLGLGAGLASGPVAGPLLSLGAGMVVIAMGLHYAFGFFRGLYREFRPGMSFRRSRVPGKGNQDAGAAVQNPGRAAGRFFMAIPMGAAFGAGWTPCIGPMLASILVVAGSSGDWQQGLVLLSFYSLGLGLPFLLFAAGAGTPGLSGLIAGLRRRLGGIQRVSGMVLIALGVLIATGRFALLTGWIVGAGLELGRWAEQHPGASGVVGALVWLGLGGWLLWAGSRAAGPRKLPRRRRAVLMAALGLAFAVPGILNLLGIISVLEWTAAWLQFQGL; from the coding sequence GTGTTCTCCGGAGTATGCAGTGAACGGGGATGTAACGGTTCTCTGGCCTTCGCGGCGGGTCTGGTCAGCTTTGTGAGTCCCTGTGTGCTGCCCCTCATTCCAAGTTACCTGTCTATGCTCGGGGCCTGGGTTGCCCGGGGGCCCGGGGAGGGTAGAACCGGTAGCGGGAGGAATGATGGGGCCGGTACCGCTGATGGCGCCGGTTCCCCGGTCCGGGAGGCCCCTGGAACCGGATGGGGGATCCGGGCTCAGAGTTTGGTGATTACCCTGGGCTTTGTGCTGGGTTTCTCGGGGGTGTTTGTGCTGCTGGGCCTCGGGGCAGGGTTGGCGTCCGGCCCGGTGGCCGGGCCCCTGTTGTCCCTGGGGGCGGGCATGGTGGTGATCGCCATGGGGCTGCATTATGCCTTCGGGTTTTTCCGGGGGCTGTACCGGGAGTTCCGCCCGGGGATGTCCTTCCGCCGCTCCCGGGTTCCGGGGAAGGGCAACCAGGACGCTGGGGCCGCGGTTCAGAATCCCGGCCGGGCGGCGGGGCGGTTTTTTATGGCTATTCCCATGGGGGCGGCCTTCGGGGCGGGCTGGACACCCTGTATCGGTCCGATGCTGGCGTCGATTCTCGTGGTGGCCGGCTCCTCGGGGGATTGGCAGCAGGGACTGGTGCTCTTGAGTTTTTATTCCCTCGGGTTGGGACTGCCCTTCCTGCTCTTTGCGGCCGGTGCTGGTACCCCGGGCTTATCCGGGTTGATCGCCGGGTTGCGCCGCCGTTTGGGGGGTATCCAACGGGTGAGCGGCATGGTCCTGATTGCCCTGGGGGTGTTGATTGCCACCGGGAGGTTTGCCTTGTTGACCGGATGGATTGTTGGAGCCGGATTGGAGCTCGGTCGGTGGGCCGAACAGCATCCCGGAGCTTCCGGGGTGGTGGGGGCGCTGGTCTGGCTTGGGCTGGGCGGCTGGTTGCTTTGGGCTGGGAGCAGGGCCGCGGGTCCCCGAAAATTACCCAGGCGAAGAAGAGCAGTCCTCATGGCTGCCCTCGGACTCGCCTTCGCCGTTCCGGGGATACTCAATCTCCTAGGAATCATTTCAGTCCTGGAATGGACCGCAGCCTGGCTGCAGTTTCAGGGGCTCTAG
- a CDS encoding TlpA disulfide reductase family protein codes for MDQLLNIPREYLVTGLIIIVSGAVSLLLLRFIPRSLPGAPDKQARGVTASRLLDRLVTGLLVFLVMWKLSPLLTSLGTVLQEPLALLYLPGGTVGTILGLGGAGLWFAWSIWGAKKTDDEQRPRDIRALGIFLGVFLLGGLPTMRILELAEQGLFSSREQGTGSRVGEEAYDFSLPVLENFSPQALRGEPRESGLGDTPVISAAPDTIEPLGGQIMVSALRGKPVVLNFWATWCPPCRAEFPELVKLQEEYGDRVHILGVNLTSSEASVAGVQEFVDRFSPAFTHGLDTSGSVQARYGVRTVPTTLIIDQTGIITYRRSGAVSRNLLASRLDSLLEAEPQSLPAP; via the coding sequence ATGGATCAACTACTGAATATTCCCCGGGAATATCTGGTTACCGGGTTAATCATTATCGTATCAGGAGCCGTCAGCCTTCTCCTGTTGCGGTTCATCCCCCGCAGTCTGCCAGGCGCCCCGGACAAGCAGGCCCGGGGGGTTACCGCCAGCCGGCTCCTCGACCGTCTGGTAACCGGACTACTCGTCTTTCTTGTCATGTGGAAATTGTCTCCCCTGCTCACTAGTCTTGGTACCGTCCTCCAAGAACCCCTGGCCCTGTTGTACCTGCCCGGGGGGACAGTGGGAACCATCCTCGGACTCGGCGGTGCCGGACTGTGGTTTGCCTGGAGCATCTGGGGGGCAAAGAAAACGGATGATGAACAACGTCCCCGGGATATCCGGGCTTTGGGGATTTTTCTTGGCGTGTTTCTTCTGGGGGGATTACCAACCATGCGCATCCTGGAGCTGGCCGAACAGGGCCTATTCAGCTCCCGGGAACAGGGAACCGGCAGTCGGGTAGGGGAAGAAGCCTATGATTTCAGTTTACCGGTCCTTGAGAATTTCTCGCCCCAGGCCCTGAGGGGTGAGCCCCGGGAATCAGGCCTCGGCGATACCCCGGTCATATCCGCCGCTCCGGATACCATCGAACCCCTGGGGGGGCAGATTATGGTATCAGCCTTACGGGGCAAGCCGGTGGTGCTCAATTTCTGGGCGACCTGGTGTCCCCCCTGCCGGGCGGAGTTCCCCGAACTTGTGAAACTCCAAGAAGAATACGGCGATAGGGTTCATATCCTGGGGGTTAATCTTACCTCCAGCGAGGCAAGTGTTGCGGGGGTCCAGGAGTTTGTGGACCGGTTCTCTCCGGCCTTTACCCACGGGCTGGACACCTCAGGTTCGGTACAGGCCCGGTACGGGGTACGCACCGTTCCCACAACCCTGATCATCGACCAGACCGGAATCATCACCTACCGCCGCAGCGGGGCCGTCTCCCGGAACCTGTTGGCCTCCCGGCTGGATTCCCTTCTGGAGGCGGAACCCCAGTCTCTGCCGGCACCCTGA
- a CDS encoding helix-turn-helix transcriptional regulator codes for MQDHTIPPELDIHRPVFRTMGDLASPGLLGCGFMQKTPADSSLGVRFPHFGVVYLLRGRGSYRSGISGSEELEPGSLFFRVPGELHSTEVYGSEEPGHSWLECFVAFGTPMYQGLRALDLLPGDSRVQYPGLDLPLARRWLAAADHLEKAPPGDLGFCLLECQNLVFTLLRRGITGQSSGPAGPERRYARETLDHHLRLAEQAAEALADPVTAVLGLEEIASELGVSYSLLRRIFPRYMGMSMSQYRIRQRVDRARGLLMDSTWSLKEIARHLGYPDAMTFSRQFRLVAGLTPAQFRRTR; via the coding sequence ATGCAGGACCATACTATCCCCCCAGAACTGGATATTCACCGGCCGGTGTTCCGAACCATGGGCGATCTTGCAAGCCCGGGACTGTTGGGCTGCGGTTTCATGCAGAAGACCCCGGCTGATAGCTCTCTGGGGGTTCGGTTTCCCCATTTCGGGGTGGTGTACCTCCTCAGGGGGCGGGGCAGCTATCGGAGTGGCATCTCTGGCTCGGAAGAACTTGAACCGGGGAGCCTCTTTTTCCGGGTTCCCGGGGAGCTGCATTCCACGGAGGTGTATGGTTCCGAGGAACCCGGTCATTCCTGGCTGGAGTGTTTTGTTGCTTTTGGCACACCCATGTACCAGGGATTACGGGCCTTGGATCTTCTGCCCGGGGATTCCCGGGTGCAGTACCCCGGGTTGGATCTACCCCTGGCCCGGAGGTGGCTTGCGGCGGCAGATCACCTGGAGAAGGCTCCCCCGGGAGACCTGGGATTTTGCCTCCTGGAGTGCCAAAATCTGGTATTTACCCTGCTGCGCCGGGGGATTACCGGCCAATCCTCCGGTCCGGCAGGGCCGGAGCGGCGATACGCCCGGGAAACCCTGGACCACCACCTGCGCCTGGCGGAGCAGGCCGCCGAGGCCCTGGCCGACCCGGTTACGGCCGTGCTGGGCCTGGAGGAGATAGCCTCGGAGCTGGGGGTTAGCTACAGTCTGCTGCGGCGGATCTTTCCCCGGTACATGGGAATGTCCATGTCCCAGTACCGGATCCGTCAGCGGGTGGACCGGGCCAGGGGGCTGTTGATGGACAGTACCTGGAGCCTCAAGGAGATTGCCAGGCATCTCGGGTATCCGGATGCCATGACCTTCTCCCGGCAGTTCCGTCTTGTGGCAGGCCTCACACCGGCCCAGTTCCGCCGGACCAGGTAG